The Rhinatrema bivittatum chromosome 4, aRhiBiv1.1, whole genome shotgun sequence genome window below encodes:
- the AMDHD1 gene encoding probable imidazolonepropionase isoform X2: MCVLPGLVDAHTHPVWAGDRVHEFAMKLAGATYMEIHEAGGGIHFTVEHTKNATEEELFNSFQQRLLRMLRAGTTLVECKSGYGLALDTELKMLRVIERARRELDIGVSSTYCGAHSVPKGKTALEAADDIIHNHLPKLQEHMQSGDLHVDNIDVFCEKGVFDLNSTRRILQAGKEIGLQMNFHGDELHPMNSAELGAELRAQAISHLEEISAQGIAAIGSAKCAAVLLPTTAYILRLKQPPAQEMLKAGVIVALGSDFNPNAYCYSMPMVMHLACTNMKISLNEALAAATINAAYALGKSQSHGSLEVGKQGDIIVINSSRWEHLIYQFGGHQELIKYVIVKGKIVYKNDSVPSY, encoded by the exons ATGTGTGTGCTGCCAG GCTTGGTAGATGCACATACACATCCAGTTTGGGCTGGTGACAGAGTTCATGAATTTGCAATGAAG CTTGCAGGTGCCACCTACATGGAGATCCATGAGGCCGGAGGAGGAATCCATTTTACTGTAGAGCATACCAAAAATGCCACAGAAGAGGAACTGTTCAACAGCTTTCAGCAGCGCCTCTTACGCATGCTCCGAGCAGGAACCACATTGGTGGAGTGCAAGAGTGGATATGGGTTAGCTCTAGACACCGAGCTGAAGATGCTTAGGGTCATCGAACGAGCCCGACGGGAACTGGACATCGGCGTGTCTTCCACTTATTGTGGTGCTCATTCTGTGCCTAA AGGGAAAACTGCCCTTGAAGCAGCAGATGACATTATCCACAATCATCTGCCTAAACTGCAGGAACATATGCAGAGTGGCGACCTGCACGTCGATAACATTGACGTGTTCTGTGAGAAGGGCGTCTTTGATCTGAATTCCACCCGAAGAATTCTTCAGGCAGGAAAAGAAATAGGACTGCAAATGAACTTTCACGGGGACGAGTTGCATCCAATGAACTCGGCCGAG CTTGGAGCTGAACTGAGGGCACAAGCTATTAGCCACTTGGAAGAAATTAGTGCCCAAGGCATTGCAGCCATAGGAAGTGCAAAATGTGCGGCTGTCCTTTTACCAACCACCGCCTATATACTGAG acTCAAGCAACCACCAGCCCAAGAAATGTTAAAAGCCGGCGTCATCGTTGCTCTTGGCAGTGACTTTAATCCAAATGCATATTGTTACTCTATG CCAATGGTAATGCATTTGGCCTGCACCAATATGAAAATATCATTAAATGAGGCATTAGCAGCAGCCACAATCAATGCAGCTTATGCTCTTGGAAAATCTCAGAGCCATGGATCTCTAGAGGTTGGCAAACAAGGCGATATCATCGTCATCAATTCATCAAG GTGGGAGCACTTGATTTACCAGTTTGGTGGGCACCAGGAATTAATCAAGTACGTTATTGTTAAAGGAAAAATCGTCTACAAAAATGACAGTGTTCCGTCTTACTAA